A portion of the uncultured Draconibacterium sp. genome contains these proteins:
- a CDS encoding efflux RND transporter permease subunit, whose product MKKLVEVFVKFPFYANLILLFLIVVGSLSFLSMKKSFFPERESHMITVRVAYPGASPVEMEEGVTSRVEEAVRAIPGIYEINSVSAENSASIRIEIQPGYDIDEALIEVKNAVDGISALPTAAERPIVAKTRTTSPAARLLVTGDVDLMTLKTYAQQVEEDFLGSEIMSQVTISGFPSLEISVEAEEEDLLRYGLTFDDLQSAITNNNRDVSGGQLRSKDEELLIRLRSRSADPNKIGNIILRANPDGSVLRINDVASVKMKFSDVPNKALERGNPLININVMKLITEDLDEIDQYVREYVADFNSQTHGVKLIYSRSYLELLKSRLDLLYSNGGMGLILVVLILGIMLSTRLSLWVAWGIPASFLGMFIAANIIGVTINMMSLFGMILVIGILVDDGIVIGENIFQHFEKGKSPMRAAVDGTVEVIPAVTSSVLTTVVAFSPLLFITGRMEMMYEMAIIVTASLLISLIEAFFVLPAHLGNEKVLNRKRLTRKARGLRKYTERFFNWLRDYAYDRVVKLVLEWRYIVIGIPVAMIVITLGLIGGQLIKTTFFPRMEFDSFNINIAFTPGSGERQTMEYLERFDSIVWVVNEEMMEEYNDTLPIIENSIINLGSAFSRDESGAHCGNIDVSPRNSEETGISSYEIIRRLNQKIGKVPEAEKFTIGATSRFGDPVSIGLMSRNTEELEAARDYLMDRLLQYPQLKDVVNTNALGKQEILLELKPKAYMLGLNETYIAGQVRQAFYGGQAQRLQVGRDELRIWVRYPAEGRERIGQLEKMKVKTPQGEYPLMELVDYDMKRGPVNINRFNGKREIRVNADMVDPDASVTETLDLIKAEVIPELKVMFPGISVIFQGQQRESERNMSDLAFLFPMAFLAIIFILMVSFRSFEQPMIIIIMIPISILGAVWGHGIHGKPLSILSLWGVVALTGVIVNDAVVLLAKYNLLIEEGFKVKEAIVEAGKSRLRPIILTTLTTAFGLYPLILETSFQAQFLIPMAISLVYGVAFGTMFILLFFPALILVLNDIRKFVRETWHGKTFEREHVEIAWQNAQRKIDNSIYHEEDEKEETNE is encoded by the coding sequence ATGAAAAAGTTAGTTGAAGTTTTTGTAAAATTTCCCTTTTACGCCAATCTGATCCTGCTTTTCCTTATCGTGGTGGGGAGTTTAAGTTTTCTTTCGATGAAGAAATCTTTCTTTCCCGAGCGTGAATCGCATATGATCACCGTTCGCGTGGCTTATCCGGGTGCGTCGCCGGTTGAAATGGAAGAAGGGGTTACCTCGCGCGTTGAGGAAGCAGTAAGAGCCATTCCCGGCATTTACGAGATCAATTCGGTATCGGCAGAAAACAGCGCCAGTATTCGTATTGAAATACAACCAGGTTATGATATTGATGAAGCACTTATTGAAGTAAAAAATGCCGTTGACGGAATTTCGGCGCTACCAACCGCTGCCGAACGTCCTATCGTAGCGAAAACACGAACTACATCGCCGGCGGCACGTTTGCTCGTTACAGGCGATGTGGATTTAATGACACTTAAAACCTATGCACAGCAAGTAGAAGAAGATTTTCTGGGTTCGGAAATTATGAGCCAGGTAACCATTTCGGGTTTCCCAAGCCTCGAAATATCGGTTGAAGCCGAAGAGGAAGACCTGCTGCGCTACGGATTAACATTCGACGATTTACAAAGTGCCATTACCAATAACAACCGCGATGTTTCGGGAGGGCAACTGCGATCGAAAGACGAAGAACTGTTAATTCGTTTACGCTCGCGAAGTGCCGATCCGAATAAAATTGGGAATATAATTTTACGTGCCAATCCCGATGGAAGCGTACTGCGCATCAACGATGTTGCTTCGGTAAAAATGAAATTTTCGGATGTGCCCAACAAAGCACTGGAAAGAGGAAATCCGTTGATCAACATTAACGTAATGAAACTGATTACGGAAGACCTTGACGAAATTGACCAATATGTAAGAGAATATGTTGCCGATTTTAACTCGCAAACGCACGGAGTAAAATTAATCTATTCACGTTCGTACCTCGAGTTGTTAAAGTCGCGTCTCGATCTGTTGTACAGTAACGGCGGCATGGGATTAATACTGGTTGTGCTTATTCTCGGAATCATGCTCAGCACCCGCCTGTCGTTATGGGTTGCCTGGGGTATTCCGGCATCCTTCCTTGGAATGTTTATAGCTGCAAATATTATTGGTGTTACCATTAATATGATGTCACTTTTCGGAATGATTCTGGTAATTGGAATTCTGGTTGATGATGGAATTGTGATCGGAGAAAATATTTTCCAGCATTTTGAAAAGGGAAAGAGCCCGATGCGTGCCGCGGTTGATGGAACTGTGGAAGTAATTCCTGCAGTTACTTCATCGGTGTTAACAACAGTTGTAGCATTCTCGCCACTACTGTTTATTACGGGCCGCATGGAAATGATGTACGAAATGGCAATCATAGTAACAGCCAGTTTGCTCATCTCCTTAATTGAGGCCTTTTTCGTTCTTCCTGCTCACCTCGGAAACGAAAAAGTACTAAACCGAAAAAGATTGACCAGAAAAGCTAGAGGCCTGCGAAAATATACCGAACGTTTTTTCAACTGGTTGCGCGATTATGCTTACGACAGAGTTGTAAAACTTGTATTGGAATGGCGTTATATTGTAATTGGAATTCCGGTGGCAATGATCGTTATAACCCTTGGCCTAATTGGCGGACAGCTAATAAAGACAACTTTCTTCCCGCGTATGGAGTTCGATTCATTCAACATCAATATTGCTTTTACTCCCGGTTCGGGCGAGCGCCAAACCATGGAATACCTTGAACGATTCGACAGTATTGTGTGGGTGGTAAACGAAGAAATGATGGAGGAATACAACGACACATTGCCAATAATTGAAAACAGTATTATCAATTTAGGATCGGCATTTAGCCGCGATGAAAGTGGTGCTCACTGTGGGAATATCGATGTGTCGCCACGAAACTCGGAAGAAACAGGAATCAGTTCGTATGAAATTATTCGCCGTTTGAATCAGAAAATTGGCAAAGTTCCCGAAGCCGAAAAATTTACAATTGGTGCCACAAGTCGTTTTGGCGATCCGGTTTCAATCGGATTAATGTCGAGAAATACTGAAGAGTTGGAAGCTGCACGCGATTACCTGATGGATAGACTGTTACAATACCCGCAGTTAAAAGATGTTGTAAACACCAACGCGCTTGGTAAACAGGAAATTCTTTTAGAACTAAAACCGAAGGCTTATATGCTTGGCCTTAACGAAACATACATTGCCGGACAAGTACGCCAGGCATTTTACGGTGGTCAGGCACAACGACTTCAGGTTGGCCGCGACGAATTGCGTATTTGGGTGCGTTACCCCGCCGAAGGTCGTGAGCGCATTGGCCAGTTGGAGAAAATGAAAGTTAAAACTCCGCAAGGAGAATACCCTTTGATGGAGCTGGTTGATTACGACATGAAACGTGGCCCGGTAAACATTAACCGGTTTAACGGAAAACGCGAAATTCGTGTGAATGCCGATATGGTCGATCCGGATGCTTCGGTAACTGAAACACTTGACCTGATAAAAGCTGAAGTTATTCCGGAATTAAAAGTTATGTTCCCCGGAATTTCAGTAATATTCCAGGGACAACAGCGTGAGAGTGAACGGAACATGAGCGATTTGGCTTTCCTTTTCCCAATGGCATTTCTTGCCATCATTTTTATCCTGATGGTAAGTTTCCGCTCGTTTGAGCAACCAATGATCATCATTATCATGATCCCGATCTCAATTTTGGGTGCTGTTTGGGGACACGGAATACACGGCAAACCTCTTTCAATTTTAAGTTTATGGGGAGTTGTTGCACTAACCGGTGTAATTGTTAACGATGCGGTGGTTTTACTCGCCAAGTACAACCTGCTTATCGAAGAAGGATTTAAGGTGAAGGAGGCCATTGTTGAAGCCGGTAAATCACGCCTTCGCCCAATTATTCTAACAACGCTTACTACTGCTTTTGGACTGTATCCGCTTATTCTCGAAACCAGTTTCCAGGCACAGTTCCTTATTCCAATGGCCATTTCGTTGGTTTACGGAGTTGCTTTCGGAACCATGTTTATTCTGTTGTTTTTTCCGGCACTTATATTGGTCCTGAACGATATCCGAAAATTTGTTCGCGAAACATGGCACGGTAAAACTTTTGAACGTGAACACGTGGAAATTGCATGGCAAAATGCACAGCGTAAAATCGATAACAGCATTTATCACGAAGAAGACGAGAAGGAGGAAACCAATGAATAA
- a CDS encoding efflux RND transporter periplasmic adaptor subunit has product MSWRKITFIVVALIVLLGGAAALSELFISMKPEQPKRPDVDMKRSVKVETVNYTEITSPLWVPGRAVSGSEVLLVAEASGKIEPGAIALRKGTSFRKGQVLAEIYKDEVELALKARKAQFLTTMTSLLPDLKIDFPDQLNAYETFFRAIDLDGDLPEMPVVQNEKLKIFLASRGVLTEYYGIKQDEKRLKRHTLYAPFDGTFTQVNYETGSYVNTGGQIARMIRTDHVEIEVPVPNEDSEWIKIGDQVKIQSNKDQSEIEGKVVRKSDFIEDETQSRSIFVMVNKADADKVLPGEYFEVQFPGQKIPEAMEIPRGAVFNSTTVYVVIDGELKKREINVIKRNETTLIFNGLPEGAKVVAEPLINVKENTPVNILGEEENKPQRGNQAKPQ; this is encoded by the coding sequence ATGAGTTGGAGAAAGATCACGTTTATCGTTGTTGCTCTTATTGTACTATTAGGCGGAGCGGCGGCATTATCAGAACTATTTATTTCGATGAAACCGGAGCAGCCCAAAAGGCCCGATGTTGATATGAAACGTTCTGTTAAGGTGGAAACAGTTAACTACACCGAAATTACTTCGCCCCTTTGGGTTCCCGGACGCGCAGTGTCGGGAAGCGAAGTATTACTGGTGGCCGAAGCATCGGGAAAAATTGAGCCCGGAGCCATCGCTTTGCGAAAAGGAACTTCGTTTAGAAAAGGACAGGTGCTGGCCGAAATTTATAAAGATGAAGTAGAGTTGGCACTTAAAGCACGAAAAGCCCAGTTTTTAACCACAATGACTTCATTGCTTCCTGATTTAAAAATTGATTTCCCGGATCAGCTTAATGCCTACGAAACATTTTTCAGGGCCATTGATTTGGACGGTGATCTGCCTGAAATGCCGGTTGTACAAAATGAAAAACTTAAGATTTTTCTGGCCAGCCGCGGAGTTTTAACCGAGTATTATGGAATTAAACAAGACGAAAAAAGATTAAAACGTCATACACTTTATGCCCCGTTCGACGGAACATTTACACAAGTTAATTACGAAACCGGATCGTATGTAAACACCGGCGGACAAATTGCACGCATGATTCGTACCGACCATGTAGAAATTGAGGTTCCGGTTCCGAATGAAGACAGCGAATGGATAAAAATTGGCGACCAGGTAAAAATCCAGTCGAACAAAGATCAGTCGGAAATTGAAGGTAAAGTTGTTCGGAAATCTGATTTTATCGAAGACGAGACACAGTCGCGCAGCATTTTTGTTATGGTTAACAAGGCTGATGCCGACAAGGTACTTCCAGGCGAATATTTCGAAGTTCAGTTCCCAGGACAAAAAATTCCGGAAGCAATGGAAATTCCGCGCGGTGCTGTTTTTAACTCTACTACAGTTTATGTTGTAATTGACGGCGAGCTTAAAAAACGCGAAATAAACGTGATAAAACGGAACGAAACCACGCTTATTTTTAACGGTTTACCCGAAGGTGCCAAAGTAGTTGCCGAGCCATTGATTAACGTAAAAGAAAATACACCGGTTAATATTCTGGGCGAAGAAGAGAACAAACCACAACGTGGAAACCAGGCTAAACCACAATAG
- a CDS encoding cupin domain-containing protein codes for MFTKSNFRAFKPLLPGVEMRPLAFEEKTILCEFKLQRGSKLPAHSHPYEQTGYLVSGKLNFRIDDEWFVAQAGDSWCIKQNIEHQVEVLEEAKVLEAFTPIRPDYLPDATE; via the coding sequence ATGTTTACTAAGAGTAATTTTCGTGCATTTAAACCATTGTTACCGGGTGTTGAAATGCGCCCGCTGGCATTTGAGGAGAAGACAATTCTGTGTGAGTTCAAACTACAAAGGGGAAGTAAGCTGCCGGCACACAGTCATCCTTATGAACAAACCGGATACCTTGTGTCGGGGAAACTCAATTTTCGGATTGATGACGAGTGGTTTGTAGCCCAAGCCGGCGATAGCTGGTGCATTAAGCAAAATATTGAGCACCAGGTTGAGGTGCTTGAGGAAGCAAAGGTTTTGGAGGCTTTTACTCCAATTCGCCCGGATTATTTGCCCGATGCAACTGAATAG